The following coding sequences are from one Verrucomicrobiota bacterium window:
- a CDS encoding sodium:proton antiporter: MLAEAIHPNPWMILPFVALLATIALAPLLFAGWWTRHYPKVAYALGAVTLGYYLFGLQAYARVLHTGIEYVSFICLIGSLFVVSGGIHITVKGEATPVDNVLFLLFGALISNVLGTTGASMLLIRPWLRMNKYRVTAHHVVFFIFIVSNVGGCLTPIGDPPLFLGYLKGVPFWWVAEHCWPMWATGLGILLVMFYMVDRRNYLRAPKAVREQLAEPADTWRFEGGVNVFFLAVILGAVFINHPPFLREGLMVAAAAGSWFATRKHIHEANHFNFHPIQEVAILFVGIFATMMPALDWLGANAKSFGAPTASLFYWGSGTLSSMLDNAPTYLSFLSAAAGPALEDKAAFARLMAEPGFNSLLVAISVAAVFFGANTYIGNGPNFMVKAIADQQKVHTPTFLGYVFRFTLPFMLPMLIVVWLLFFRG; encoded by the coding sequence ATGCTCGCGGAAGCCATCCATCCGAACCCATGGATGATCCTGCCATTCGTCGCCTTGCTCGCGACGATCGCGCTGGCGCCGCTGCTCTTCGCCGGTTGGTGGACGCGCCATTATCCGAAGGTCGCCTACGCGCTCGGCGCGGTGACGCTCGGCTACTACCTCTTCGGCCTCCAAGCCTACGCGCGTGTGCTGCACACGGGCATCGAATATGTCAGCTTCATCTGCCTCATCGGCTCGCTGTTTGTCGTCAGCGGCGGCATCCACATCACCGTGAAGGGCGAGGCCACGCCCGTGGACAACGTGCTCTTCCTGCTCTTCGGCGCGCTCATCTCCAACGTCCTCGGCACGACCGGCGCCTCGATGCTGCTCATCCGGCCGTGGCTGCGGATGAACAAGTATCGCGTCACCGCGCACCACGTCGTGTTCTTCATTTTCATCGTGTCGAATGTCGGCGGCTGCCTCACACCCATCGGCGACCCGCCGCTGTTCCTCGGCTACTTGAAGGGCGTGCCGTTCTGGTGGGTGGCCGAACACTGCTGGCCGATGTGGGCGACGGGACTCGGCATCCTGCTCGTGATGTTCTACATGGTGGACCGTCGCAACTACCTCCGCGCGCCAAAGGCCGTGCGCGAGCAACTCGCCGAGCCTGCGGACACGTGGCGCTTCGAGGGCGGCGTGAACGTGTTCTTCCTCGCGGTGATCCTCGGCGCGGTGTTCATCAACCACCCGCCATTCCTGCGCGAAGGGCTGATGGTCGCGGCGGCGGCTGGCTCGTGGTTCGCGACCAGGAAGCACATTCACGAGGCGAACCACTTCAACTTTCACCCGATTCAGGAAGTCGCGATCCTGTTCGTCGGCATCTTCGCAACGATGATGCCCGCACTGGACTGGCTCGGCGCGAACGCGAAGTCCTTCGGCGCACCGACCGCGTCGCTTTTCTATTGGGGCAGCGGCACGCTCAGCAGCATGCTGGACAACGCGCCGACGTATCTGAGCTTCCTCAGCGCGGCGGCGGGGCCGGCGCTGGAGGACAAGGCGGCGTTCGCGCGCCTCATGGCGGAGCCCGGGTTCAACAGCCTGCTCGTCGCCATCAGCGTCGCCGCGGTGTTCTTCGGAGCGAACACTTACATCGGCAACGGCCCGAACTTCATGGTCAAAGCCATCGCCGATCAGCAAAAGGTCCACACGCCGACCTTCCTTGGCTACGTGTTCAGGTTCACGCTGCCGTTCATGCTGCCGATGCTCATTGTCGTGTGGCTGCTGTTCTTCCGGGGGTGA